The stretch of DNA TCGGGGCGGGCCAGCTCGAAGAACCTGTCGAGCAGTCCGGCCTCGCGCAGGGCGATCTGACCGTTGTCGGCGTGCAGGTCCAGGGTGCCGCCCTGGTCGCGTGCGTCGGGCCCGGCGTCGCGGTCGTAGACGGTGACCGCGACGCCGTGCAGCTGGAGGATACGGGCGCAGGTCAGCCCGCCGGGCCCGGCTCCGATGACGCTGATCCTGGCGTGGCCGGGAGCGCGTTTCTGAGAAGTCATGAGTCTTCCAATCTTCGGGCGTGCCGTCGGCCGAGATGCCGGGCCGTCGGTCGTGACGCGAGAGGAGATGAGTGCGGGAGGAGGGGTGGGGTGGCGTCCACGGCAACCGCCGAACCGCCAACCGCCGAAGACGAGGCCCACAGCGTGGCTGCGCCGCCCATCGGCCCGGCTCCCCCGCTGGCCTGCGGCTCCCCGACCCCAAAAGTAGAATAAGACAAAAAGTGGAACACGACAACTTATTCACGGATGCCGCGATCGATTAAGCTGAGGCCATGACCGAGCACGAGTACGAGCGCGAGCGCACCCCCGAGCCCCCCGTCGGCCGCCGCGAACGCAAGAAGGCGGCCACGCGGCAGGCCATCGCCGACGCCGCACTCCACCTCTTCCTTGAGCGCGGCTATGACGACGTGGGCATTCGGGAGATCGCCGAAGCGGCGGACGTGTCGACGACGACGGTGTTCAAGCACTTCACCGGCAAGGAGGCCCTCGTCTTCGACCGGGAGGAGAGCACGGACGCCCGTCTGATCGCCGCGGTGCGGGAGCGGCCGGCCGGCCGGAGTGTCCTCGACGCCCTGCGTCGGCACGTACTCGACACCTGGCTGCCGATCGCGGCGCATCCGCAGCGGGAGGAGTTCAACCACCTGGTCGTCTCCACGCCGGCCCTGCGCGCGTACGCGGAACGTATGTGGGCCCGGCATACCGACACCCTCAGTGCGGCCGTCGCCGACGAGTTCGGTGTGGAACGCGACAACCTCGCCTGCGCCGCCCTCGCCCGTTTCGTCCTTGAGGTTCCCGTCCTCGCCCAGGGACGGAAGGATCGCGGGGCCGCCGTCGAGGAGGTCTTCGACATCCTCGCCCACGGCTGGCGGGCCCCCACTCCTGTCGGCGGGTGATCCCTCGTGGGGCTCGTGCGGCCTCCCGGACCCTTGGGGGCCCGCGAGGCTTACGGGGGCGGTGGCGCGACCCCCTCGCGCGTCGACCCACGTCCGTGGCCCGGCGCGGGGGTCGGGGTGTTCGGGTGTACGTCGGGTCGCCCCGACGGCTGGGCGGCGGACAATGGCAGTGGTCGGCGGGGCCTGGACATGACCGGGCCCCGGCCGTGTACTAGAGTTATCTCGACATCGAGATATCTGCCGAGGCGCACGCAGCCGCACCATGGTAAGGGTTACCTAACTTAGCCTTACCTTAGCCTATGGCACGGCGGGCTGTGTGGCACCGCGCGGTGCAGCCGCGTACGAGGCACAGCGCGGGGTTACGCGCACATATATGAAGGAGACTGTCGTGTCGGCGAACAGCTTCGACGCCCGCAGCACGCTGCGCGTGGGTGACGAGTCGTACGAGATCTTCAGGCTGGACAAGGTCGAGGGATCGGCTCGCCTTCCCTAC from Streptomyces tsukubensis encodes:
- a CDS encoding TetR/AcrR family transcriptional regulator, yielding MTEHEYERERTPEPPVGRRERKKAATRQAIADAALHLFLERGYDDVGIREIAEAADVSTTTVFKHFTGKEALVFDREESTDARLIAAVRERPAGRSVLDALRRHVLDTWLPIAAHPQREEFNHLVVSTPALRAYAERMWARHTDTLSAAVADEFGVERDNLACAALARFVLEVPVLAQGRKDRGAAVEEVFDILAHGWRAPTPVGG